DNA from Ziziphus jujuba cultivar Dongzao chromosome 2, ASM3175591v1:
TTCTAAATTGATAGTCCACAAATCACTATTGGTTTATGCATTGAAAGGTTTGCTTTTTGCATTCCTAGTTCCTATGCTTTATTGCAAAGAACATttgcgttaaaaaaaaaaagaatgaagaaaaaaagtgaTCTTGGCCATTAATTGCTTCTTGATTTACCTTCTCCCTTGAAATTCAATTATCCTCAGTGGCATTCATGGTTGGAACTCTGTTTGGATTAGACATTTCAGCCCCATTTCAATGAGCCATTGCTCTCAACCTCTCTCCCAGACTTCTTGGGAAGAAGATTGGAACCTCATGGTCTCCCATGTCCTTCGTCTGACAGTGTATATGCATCCATCTTCTCCGTTTCTCCGAGCATGTCATGGACCGTAAATGGGCCTCAATCCCATCTACCATGGCAACTTTTTTGGTGTCTGTATGGCCTGATAGAGGAGCTGATTTTCTATTACGTGGGTCGGGCCAGACCCACGTGGGAGGTGACGTTGTTGTTTGTCGTCCCGGGATTTTTTTCGACGGTCGAGATCGTTTTTGAAGAAAACGGTGGTCTTGACTCCTGGGTTTTGATGGAGAGTTGCTATTGGATTGTTGAAGAGTATGCCTGCTCACGAGGCCTTTTTTTGAAGAATATCAGTCAAAATTTCAATGGTTCAGATAGATCTGACGGCCTGTATTCTAGTTGATCGTCAAGATGGATACTAGATTTTAGTGCTcgatttcccaaaaaaaaaaaaaaaaaagaagaaatctaAGTGGAAAAATATACTGGAAAAAGTGAAACCAATGAAAATGTAGAggaatattatacatatttttttctttgattaagaACTTCACTCTCAACCAGTTAAGCTTTCTTTATGCTGGATGAAGAATTTCTTATGcgaaaaaattttcatttatttagttCCAAAGGAAATATTCTTTGCAAGAATTAATAATTGGTGCAGAGAAAATATTCTTGTTGTCATGTTAAGTAGTGCTATTCAATTTCAAGCTGTttaagcaaatatttttttgttatggaTAAAATTTGGTATGAGCCATCAAACCATACAAGTCACAAATTAAATagaactaaaaaacaaaatgttctCTATTATGATAAAAAgtgatatatctatatctatatagatCAAAATTTTAAGTCTGAAACATTAAAGGATGTTAAAAAAGGACTGCATAAACTAACTAGTGAACTAAGAGAACACTAGATAGTTTTTAAAGTGCACcagaaaaagagaaatagaCCCATAAATAGTTTAGAAAATGCATACCAAACAATATTCcatctattaaaaataaaaatttccaaagTGTACagtttacttaattaattattgatttacaCATCTACATCACCTTCGATCTTATATATCTTTTTGTCAATTTAATTTGGAAGGATATGTATAAATGTTTATACTTTCGAGTTCAACATATGGCAAATCTCATTAAATAGATACATAACACATGGGAGTCACATGCTATATATCCCATTTTCTACACTTTGCGTGCACACAAATTGAAAAACATAttctcagcaaaaaaaaaaaaaaaaaaaaagaaaaagaaaaagaaaataatgttgCAGAACATAAACATTGAAGTCATAATATTAAGGTTGGTGTTAGCCTGTTGCCTCTGGTATTCCAAAATCATCACCGTCTAGTCCATTTTCATTCACTCAGTAAATCCTATTAAGATCATACTCTGATTATGCAtggtttgtatttttatttatttatttatttatttttgggtgattAGGCATGGCTTGTAATTACATGATAgagattatataaaatataagtgGATGGTGGTTTCTCTAGGTGGAGTTGACGATCTACACTTAAACTTTTATAACAAAATCCTCCATCTCCATCTTTCTTTTCCAGAAACTGGACAAAGAATAAAAATGGAAGGCGAATTCAACAACTTCATGATGGTATGGTTCTCAGTTTTAGTATCTTTATCATATTGCTATGGTGTTGCTAAACTAGTCCCAGTAGGTATTCCAAGACTCTTCTTTATCTTCCCAATTGTCATCCTCTTTTTCCTTCTACCTCTCAAGCTCTCCACCATTCATCTTGGTGGTGGAACTGCTTTCTTCATTACATGGCTTGGAAGCTTCAAGCTTTTACTATTCATTTTTGGTAAAGGTCCTCTAGCTTTAGATCCATCAATGTCTCTAGGAAAATTTCTAGCTATTGCTTGCTTACCAATTGAGATCCGACAAAACCCATCTCCAAATTTACATCCAAATAGAGAAAACAGAGAAATCCCACCTCCAAAACCATTGAAGAGACCTGAAAAAATCCAACTTGGAATAAAAAACCCATCTTTGCCAAATCCAAATCAGAATggcaaaatcaaagaaaacccACCTCAGAAATCAGGCTCTAAATCACCACTATTGGTTTATGCAATGAAAGGTTTACTCCTGGCTGTTCTAGTCCATGCGCTGGGTTACAAAGAACATTTCCATCAAAAAGTGATCTTGGCCCTCAATTGCCTCCTGATTTACATCCTCCTTGAAATTTTGCTATCCACAGTGGCCTTCACTGTTCGAGTTCTGCTTGGATTAGAAATCGAACCCCATTTTAACGACCCATTGCTCTCGACCTCTCTCCAAGACTTCTGGGGAAAAAGGTGGAATCTCATGGTCTCCCGCGTACTCCGTCCGACCGTGTACGAACCCATCATCAGTTTCTCCGAGCTTTTCATTGGTCGTGAATGGGCCCCATTGCCCGCTATAATGGGAACTTTCTTGGTGTCTGGTCTGATGCACGAGCTGATTTTCTATTACATGGGGCGTGTCAGACCAACCTGGGAGGTCACGTGGTTCTTTTTCCTCCATGGACTTTGTTTGGCGGTCGAGATCGTTTTGAAGAAGAAGTTGGTATTAGTGTTTCCCGGCAGGTGGAGGTTGCCTTGGATGATCCCGACGGTTTTGACTCTTGGTTTTTTGATGGAAACCTGCTATTGGCTGTTTTTTCCTCAGTTCCTTCGGTGTAATGCTGACGTTAGAATCATTCAAGAGTATGCTGATTTTGGTGCTTTTTTGAAGAGTATAAGTCAAAAGTTTGCATCTTTGGTCAGATAATCCAACGGTTTGTATTCTAGTTGATAGTCAAAATTGATGGTCCATTCATTGTGCTCGGTTTTCCAGGAGAAATCACGTGGAAAACTATGCTGAAAGATGTGAAACCAGCGAAAATGCAGAGGAatttctcttttgctttttctttttttcttttttttttttttaaattaagaatttcTTTGTGATGGATTAGGAATTTCCATTTAGGTTGTTAGAAAAGCTTGTATGATTCTAATTTGAGAGAATTTTTAAGTATTAATCACTGAGTTCCAAAAGAAATGTTCTTTGCAAGAAAATAATtgatgaaaagaaaatattctTGTTATATGATCCTGAAGTAATTTTAATTCAAGCTGTTTAagcatttctttttattattatttattttcatatgctTTTGATTGAGCTTCGCTGTTTGGCATAtagaaaatcattaaaataaacatatacatgATTTgacatgttttaattttttgtgaaaatttccACCCATTAAAGAAGACCAAATTAAAGTTGGAAGCACGCCAAAACAAGCTCAAAATATTTTAGCAATTAATTAAGGCAGCCGGTTGttctcaaatattcaaatcataatTCATTGAAAATCTTATACTTCTTATTGGTTTATTAGCAAGACACATGTCCATTTCCCAATGGTAACTGGTAGAAGAtggaaattatattaaaatcttgtataaaacttttttatatagCTTGGATGGTCAGATTGAATGCCCAGAGAGACAAATAAGTCAAAGCTTAATTAGAACTTAATCATGatataacaaaacaaataaaataaaccaattcCGAGAATAATTGACACCCTGTTCATTTATGAGTTGTCAACAAAAAATGGCTCAACATAGTTCTACAATGTCTCTTTTTTTTAGGCTCTTGAATGACTTCAGGTCAACCcctttttttaactttcacCATTAGCCGTACATGGTGATGGTATTGGTCATCCTTTAGGCTCCTCACAGAAAAAAGATCCGAAGGCAAAGAGAAGAGCAAGATTGGAGGCAAATGGAGGGTGAGATTCGCAACTTCGTGAGGGTATGGTTATTGATCTTTATCTCTCTCTGTTACTGCTATGCAACTGGTAAAGCAGTGTCCAAAGGTCCTGTTAGATTTCTGTTTATTATACCAGTTATATTCCTCTTTCTCTACCTTCCTCTTAAACTCTTCACCTTGCACCTTGGAGGAATGACAGCATTTTTTATTGCTTGGCTTGCCAATTTCAAGCTCTTGCTTTTTGCATTTGGTAAAGGTCCTTTGTCTTCTGATCCTTCTATGTCTCTCGGACGGTTTATTGCTGTTGCTTGCTTTCCAATCAAGATTCAGCATAACCCTTCTAAAACAGTCTTAGAGAAATCAAAAAATGACCAAAATGGAGCAAAATCACATTCCACACAGCAATCACATCTAAACGGAAATAACAGAGAAAATTTGCCTCTTGAAGTGCCTCAACAAGGCCAAAAATCCCTTTTGAATTATGCAGTAAAGGGTCTTTTATTGGCCATGTTGGTTCG
Protein-coding regions in this window:
- the LOC107417451 gene encoding acyl-CoA--sterol O-acyltransferase 1-like, giving the protein MVVSLGGVDDLHLNFYNKILHLHLSFPETGQRIKMEGEFNNFMMVWFSVLVSLSYCYGVAKLVPVGIPRLFFIFPIVILFFLLPLKLSTIHLGGGTAFFITWLGSFKLLLFIFGKGPLALDPSMSLGKFLAIACLPIEIRQNPSPNLHPNRENREIPPPKPLKRPEKIQLGIKNPSLPNPNQNGKIKENPPQKSGSKSPLLVYAMKGLLLAVLVHALGYKEHFHQKVILALNCLLIYILLEILLSTVAFTVRVLLGLEIEPHFNDPLLSTSLQDFWGKRWNLMVSRVLRPTVYEPIISFSELFIGREWAPLPAIMGTFLVSGLMHELIFYYMGRVRPTWEVTWFFFLHGLCLAVEIVLKKKLVLVFPGRWRLPWMIPTVLTLGFLMETCYWLFFPQFLRCNADVRIIQEYADFGAFLKSISQKFASLVR